cctcgtctttttggacactagccatagcaccagcccaggagccgcgtactagttgtcgcctcccctttcacgtgcgtgctctgctcacaacacaacaatgccgggcgcactgctcccggaaagaggaagcaagcaacaatgaactggatttcaaaataaagtcgcgtctaatgtccgaggtcaaacacggcgatataaatcgatgtttacctttagcatcgatgccaataaatcgtagagcattatatcgattaatcgatgtgtatcgatgtatcgttacacccctaatacaaagtgcttattttaacactgaactttgatgtcgtgttttttctttaaatgtgcggcgagatttgtgctccctgaatatttgatcaccgcatggcaggattttcaaactgcacgtgtcttgtcggttgagccatcttttctttggaatccaaagtgcttccaaacgaatgacttgaagcctaaaggggagcaaattttctcgtctttttagacactagccatagcaccagcccaggagccgcgtactagttgtcgactcccctttcacgtgcctgctctgctcacaacacaatgccgcgcactgctccctgctcccggaaagaggaagcaagcaacaatgaactggatttcaaaataaagtcgcgtctaatgtccgaagtcaaacacggcgatataaatcgatgtttacgtttagcatcgatgccaataaatcgtagagcattatatcgattaattgatgtatatcgatgtatcgttacacccctaatgtttacgtttagcatcgatgccaataaatcgtagagcattatattgattaatcgatgtgtatcgatgtatcgttacacccctattgaccAGGTGACttttaatgaatgaaaaatacaaatgtgttttcttttctttgtttccGCCGCCCCCATTCAAGTGTAGCCTTTGTCAGATTATCTATTTCATACGAAACTTTGCTACATTTTGCTGATGCATGTACGTAAGTGTTGCAATTTTTGCTCTGGACGCTGTAATCCCAAGAACTCgaaaacacacaatttgatgTATTTGCTTTAATTCCAACGTTGAACCCTACTTTGAACTTATAAAATATCAATAACACCGATAATAAATAGCGTCATTCACACTGTGACGGATATTTCAAAGCGTCAAGTGGACGTCAGAGTCCCTGGTGGAGAACCAGCGAGTCAAGGGACAGATCATTCATGAGGTGGCCCAAGAGTTGAGACCGGACGAAGTCGAACTCCGCCGGCCGCTCCTCCTGGAACCCCAGCGGAGGCGTGCATGCGGTCTCCGAGTCCGCATACAGAGACGGGAAGAAGTGAGTAGGGGCAGACTGAGAACAAGGGACGAACATAGTGGAGGCATGACGAGAAGAAGAGCTGCAGGTGTCCAGCTGCGGCACCACGGGTCCTGGTGAGGAGACAAGCCCCTGAGGAGGAAGCAACGAGGGCTCATCCGGGACCCGCGTGGACTCGGGAGGCCGAGATGAGATATGCTGATCCGACGTGGCGGGAAACTCGGCGCCGGGACATTTGGGCCAAGAGGACGAGGACTTGCTTCGTTTCTTGGTGGAAGTCGCCGTGTCggttttcctcttcctcttgcggCAGAAGTTGCCATTTTCAAACATCTTATCGCAGTTTGGGTCCAGAGTCCAGAAGTTCCCTTTGCCTGTGGCAAGAAAGATGAAGGTTAGGAGTGGGTTCAACAGGCTCAGGATCTTGCTCAAAGACACTCTGGCATGGTCACGATATCTTTCTCAGGAAACTCACCCGAATTGTTGTCCTCCCGTGGAACCTTCCGGAAGCAGTCGTTGAGCGACAGGTTGTGCCGGATGGAGTTCTGCCAACCGGCCTTGTTTCGGCTGTAGAAGGGGAAGTGCGTGGACACGTAGCGGTAGATCTGGCTTAGTGTCAGCCGCTGCAAGGGCGCACTCTGAATGGCCATGGCGATGAGGGCCGAGTAGGAGTACGGCGGGCGGGCCAGACTTAGCATGTTTTCCACCGAGTACCAGGGCCCGCCGGCTAGGAAGGCATTCTGGAAGTCGTAGAAGCCAGCTCCGACATGAGGCCGCTCTTCTCTGGACTCGCGGCCAAGCTCCGGTCGGAGGCACGCTGCTGAGAAGCCTCGGGCGGAGGACTGTAGACGCTGAAGTCGTGTGAATCCAAAGCCAGAGGCTGGAGCTCCTGCTGGGGGAGATGGCAAAGAGGCACCAAGGATGTCATGACAATGGTGATGAACACACGCGACACCTGTCCGCAGGCTCTCGGCATCTGCACTTATACTTTGAGGTACCGCCCACATGCAAGCTGATTGGCTGCGACTACAcgggcgcacacacacgcatacacacacgcagtgGCTGTTGGCGGCTTGAATTCCTGCCCTGGGGCAGATGACAATGACTGATTGAATCTCTTTTTACGATTTCAGTCGTTACTCATCTGCTTAACATCACATTAGGTTTGTTTAAATGCCATTAATATATCGTTAAATGCAGATTTAATGATTTCAATATGTCACAAAAATGTGACAAAGCCACTAAGTACTTTGACTTCTTACTTTTTGGTAATTCACATATTTTTTGCTGTCAAGTATCCTCTGCTCATCATGTgactcacgcacgcacaaactcaCTCCTacttttaatgtgtttttttgtgtgcgtgtgcaaatCCTTGATTTCTATCAAATTGCGCATGCTGATCGTGATGCGAGAGCAACATTTTGATGCGGGAGCgagcgctgactg
The Syngnathus typhle isolate RoL2023-S1 ecotype Sweden linkage group LG15, RoL_Styp_1.0, whole genome shotgun sequence DNA segment above includes these coding regions:
- the foxi3a gene encoding forkhead box protein I3-A, which codes for MWAVPQSISADAESLRTGVACVHHHCHDILGASLPSPPAGAPASGFGFTRLQRLQSSARGFSAACLRPELGRESREERPHVGAGFYDFQNAFLAGGPWYSVENMLSLARPPYSYSALIAMAIQSAPLQRLTLSQIYRYVSTHFPFYSRNKAGWQNSIRHNLSLNDCFRKVPREDNNSGKGNFWTLDPNCDKMFENGNFCRKRKRKTDTATSTKKRSKSSSSWPKCPGAEFPATSDQHISSRPPESTRVPDEPSLLPPQGLVSSPGPVVPQLDTCSSSSRHASTMFVPCSQSAPTHFFPSLYADSETACTPPLGFQEERPAEFDFVRSQLLGHLMNDLSLDSLVLHQGL